From Nguyenibacter vanlangensis, one genomic window encodes:
- the flgF gene encoding flagellar basal-body rod protein FlgF produces MDNTTYIALSRIDVLTRALDVTANNLANANTDGYKATRQLFSEYLVHQNDVHTPAGEKDETYTQDKATYQDHLQGALRQTGNPTDFAINGEGYFTVRTTQGIRLTRNGQFHRRLDGTVVDGSGNPILDNNGRNLVLQQQDDVLSVASDGTISTENGMVGTIGLVTVDNLQTLVPEGNYLLRPTARTHAVARPEIRQGMLESSNVNPVSETTKLVEIQRDYDLTFQLLQTESTRNMNAIDKITAEPMS; encoded by the coding sequence TTGGACAATACGACATATATTGCCCTGTCCCGCATCGACGTCCTGACGCGTGCCCTGGACGTGACCGCCAACAACCTCGCCAACGCCAATACCGACGGATACAAGGCGACGCGGCAGCTTTTTTCCGAATATCTCGTTCATCAGAACGACGTCCACACGCCGGCCGGAGAGAAAGACGAAACGTACACGCAGGACAAGGCGACCTATCAGGACCATCTGCAGGGCGCCCTGCGACAGACGGGCAATCCGACCGATTTCGCCATCAATGGCGAAGGCTATTTTACCGTTCGCACGACACAGGGAATCAGGCTGACGCGCAATGGCCAGTTCCATCGCCGCCTGGATGGAACGGTCGTTGACGGGTCGGGAAACCCCATACTGGACAATAACGGAAGAAACCTGGTTCTCCAGCAGCAGGATGATGTTCTGTCCGTCGCGTCGGATGGCACCATATCGACCGAAAACGGCATGGTCGGAACTATCGGGCTGGTTACGGTCGACAATCTTCAGACCCTGGTGCCCGAAGGCAATTACCTGCTGAGACCGACGGCGCGGACACATGCGGTGGCGCGGCCGGAAATACGGCAGGGCATGCTGGAGTCGAGCAACGTCAACCCGGTTTCCGAAACAACGAAACTGGTCGAGATCCAGCGCGACTATGACCTGACATTCCAGCTTCTACAGACCGAGTCGACGCGCAACATGAACGCGATCGACAAGATTACGGCCGAACCGATGTCCTGA
- a CDS encoding prepilin peptidase produces MGDWLLSIAAMAGMVIWSLLVRDGRTSLAGFGVALWFPISIGLYRVLLRWLPMIGGVYACPVRATSQQQREITAGCLLTAAFSMLCLACMPAPIAAANILALNFACLAALFDRIAGWLPNHVLIPMLLAGLLAGALRDGANAAILGAAASWGAAVLALLFLSVSLRANLLSGEDVAMAAACGAWVGIGDLSIFLSVTGFLYWASCVAVRHVRAPGWGRLDGPERIRMQPTGPSFALGLAITLLLHGVPGLPNWVYRIAAH; encoded by the coding sequence ATGGGCGACTGGCTCCTGTCCATTGCGGCAATGGCGGGCATGGTCATATGGAGCCTTCTGGTGCGCGACGGCCGGACATCTCTCGCCGGCTTCGGGGTGGCGCTCTGGTTTCCCATCTCGATCGGGCTGTATCGGGTCCTGCTGCGCTGGTTGCCGATGATCGGCGGGGTCTATGCCTGTCCCGTGCGGGCAACATCGCAGCAGCAGCGGGAAATAACCGCTGGATGCCTTCTGACCGCCGCGTTTTCCATGCTGTGCCTGGCCTGCATGCCGGCGCCGATCGCCGCGGCGAATATCCTCGCGCTCAACTTTGCCTGCCTGGCGGCGCTGTTCGACAGGATCGCGGGCTGGCTGCCCAATCATGTTCTCATCCCCATGCTTCTGGCGGGCCTGCTGGCCGGTGCCCTGCGGGACGGCGCGAACGCGGCGATCCTGGGTGCCGCGGCGTCCTGGGGGGCGGCGGTCCTGGCCCTTCTGTTCCTCTCCGTGTCGCTTCGGGCCAACCTCCTGTCCGGCGAGGATGTCGCCATGGCGGCCGCCTGCGGCGCCTGGGTCGGGATCGGGGACCTGTCGATCTTTCTTTCGGTGACCGGGTTTCTCTACTGGGCGTCATGTGTCGCCGTGCGCCATGTCCGGGCCCCGGGGTGGGGCCGCCTCGACGGTCCTGAGCGGATACGGATGCAACCGACCGGGCCGTCATTCGCGCTCGGCCTGGCGATAACGCTGCTCCTGCACGGCGTCCCGGGCCTGCCGAACTGGGTGTATCG
- a CDS encoding flagellar basal body protein has translation MLEALSSQVSPVNGGTDVLDLAARRLQWLQTRESVLAGNVANASTPGYVPKDIAPFQGVLQNQMAMTLAQTEPGHLPGHGGAGKADRMGGSASPDGNEVRIEDELEKVANTEDQQRLATNAYSVYMSMFSTALGTSS, from the coding sequence ATGCTGGAAGCATTGTCATCCCAGGTGTCGCCGGTCAATGGCGGGACAGATGTGCTCGATCTGGCCGCGCGCCGCCTGCAATGGCTTCAGACCCGCGAATCCGTTCTTGCCGGTAATGTGGCCAACGCCAGCACCCCGGGTTACGTACCAAAGGATATCGCTCCGTTTCAGGGGGTCCTGCAAAACCAGATGGCCATGACGCTGGCGCAGACCGAGCCAGGCCACCTGCCCGGACATGGGGGCGCCGGCAAGGCGGACCGGATGGGCGGCTCGGCCTCGCCGGACGGGAACGAGGTCAGGATTGAGGACGAGTTGGAAAAGGTGGCGAACACGGAAGACCAGCAGCGTCTCGCGACGAATGCCTACAGCGTATATATGTCGATGTTTTCCACGGCCCTTGGCACCTCGTCCTGA
- the flgC gene encoding flagellar basal body rod protein FlgC, with translation MDFSDSLGVSAAGMRVQAERLHVAAENLANADTTGSTPGADPYRRKTITFQEVLNHESGVSSVAIKEIGQDQTPFQTRYDPSHPAADSAGLVKMPNVNTMVEIMDTHEAQHAYEANLNTMQITRSMLTRTVNLMK, from the coding sequence ATGGATTTTTCGGACAGTTTGGGCGTCTCCGCCGCCGGAATGCGCGTGCAGGCCGAGCGGCTGCATGTCGCGGCGGAAAACCTGGCCAACGCGGATACCACGGGCTCGACCCCGGGGGCGGATCCCTATCGGCGAAAGACGATTACCTTCCAGGAGGTCCTGAACCACGAGTCCGGGGTTTCCAGCGTGGCGATCAAGGAAATCGGGCAGGACCAGACACCCTTCCAGACGCGGTACGATCCCTCGCATCCCGCCGCGGACTCGGCGGGCCTGGTCAAGATGCCCAATGTCAACACGATGGTCGAGATCATGGATACGCATGAGGCGCAGCATGCGTATGAAGCCAATCTCAACACCATGCAGATCACGCGCTCCATGCTGACCCGTACCGTCAACCTGATGAAGTAG